TTTTAGCATACTAATTTCCGTGGTTttattcaggaaaagaaaataggctGAAACTGAAATTTGCAATCATAAGCAAGGAAGAGCGGTTTACATAGATGTGTTTAATTTCATATCTACTTACTGATGTGAAATTCTAAATGTGAACTAAAACATTGCAGAAACTAGCGTAAAACCAATgaatttatctttgttatttcatttatgttaaaTCATAATTCAttcttattttacctttttaaattttaaacagagGAAGAATTGTTTTAGGATATACTGAAGCAGAACTGTGCACGAGAGGATCAGGGTATCAGTTTATTCATGCTGCTGATATGCTTTATTGTGCTGAGTCCCATATCCGGAGTAAGTTGTAGTTCCTTATGAACATGTCAGAAAAAAACAGCATACACTGTAGTACATGTTTCAAATTCTTATGTAATATAACGTGTTTAAGTAAACTATATAGATAAACTTCTACTTAGTAACTTATCATCATGATTAACCAGGGTTACACTCTTTGTTCATTAACTTGTCTACACCTGCCTCATAGAAATATTGTTGtttagttattaaaaaataaccatTTGGCCCATGAAGTTTTGCTtgggaatttttaaattacattgttatcaattcataaatatatgttaatattgTAACAATGATGTTAATAActctactttaaaattataaagtattagCCTGTAGGAAAATAttccctattttaaaataattttttaatcttttttgtcCCCAATTTATGCTCTCTCTCTACTTTCCTGTGTTACTAGAATTGTCTGGTACATAATCTTccctttaacatttaaaataataaatttagtctgaagtggaaaaaaaactctgaaaaacCATTTCCatgcctttttttgtgtgtgtttaaaatgtatcatctttggggataaaggaaatacatcCAGAACTATGTCACAAGAGCTTTGTTTTAGGAATATTCTTTAATATATTGATTTGGGGtttgataatttaattttttaattttattttagtgattAAGACTGGAGAAAGCGGCTTGATAGTTTTCCGGCTTCTTACAAAAAACAATCGATGGACGTGGGTCCAGTCTAATGCACGCCTGCTTTATAAAAATGGAAGACCAGATTATATCATTGCGACTCAGAGACCACTAACGTAAGCAAAAGAATGTTTCCTGTTTTTGTTAACAGTTTTGTTTTCATAAGTCCTCTTATGtgaaagcataaaaataattcCAGCAGAATTTAGTCtgtaaataaaaactgaaaagtttaAGTAATTTGTCTAGAAAGAAGAGCACAGGTGAGAGACATTGAGAAGACAGAATTGACAAATTTTATTGAGCAGCTACATGTGCAGAGCTATAGAAAGAATAGTAAAAGAAAACACTAGGGTTTTATCCTGGGCATATGAAGTACATATGAAAAGCTAGTGTCattggtaaaataaaagaaaaatataacaatgcTTTATTTAGAATATGTTCTCTAAACCCAGCAGTGATTTCAAGAGTTTCTTACATATGTTACAAATGAGTCCTTTATCAAATATTTGTATTGCAAATGTTTCCTCCCACCCTGGAGAATTGATTTTTGTCTGTGGCTTGAGGTAAGGATTGATTCCCCCCAGCCCTTATACGTATACCCAATTGACCAGTCACATTGAAAAGGTGATTTACTGAGAAGGTCATCTTTTCCCCACTGCACTGTATTTTGATCAGGggattttgtctttggttctctgTCTGGATTGTGTTGTTCTATTAATAGTTCCATTGGTGTAGTTGTCTATTTTGTCTAGCATTACACAGTCCTAGTTATTCTATCTTTATTATAAATTTCTATGTCTGAGtgtgtctttattttgtttgtttcgccttttttgttgttctgcTTGTGAAGATTGCCTTGGTTCTTCTTTGCCCTTTAtaattccatatacattttagaaaacagttgTCTGAAAATCTGTTGAGATTTTGAGTGAGATTACTTTGAGACTGTAGATCATTTGGGGAGAATTAACATCTTTTTAATACTGAATCTTTGAACCCATGAACATggtgaatgtatgtgtgtatataagtaCCCATGGAAGTATATGAGTATGTGTGTACAGATGTATATGAGTGCGTGGGTATGTGTGTACCTCTACAAATTTGTCCTTCTCGCTTGATCAATGTTTCTAGAAGGCACCTTTTTTAAATTAGACTTTATTAGTCTTTATTAGAATCCAACTTttggtttattgattttttttctattttatacatttgttttcagttttaattttgtctgctcattattattttcttccttctactttcttTGGGTATAATTTACGATTTtatccaacttttaaaaaatatatacttaaacaTATATATCAGTTTCCCTTTAAGTACAACTTTACAACCCTCATCTTTtgctatcttatttttatttaattgaaaatactggctaattttctttttattttatttttattcacgaattatttagaaatacagtGTTACTGTACTTTTTGGTGTTTGGCGATTTTTCTACTTGCCTTTTTGTGATTGACTTAGTAACTTAGTTCCACTATAGTCAGAAAACGTTCTCTGAatgaatttcagtttttttgaaatTTGTGGTGGCTTATTTTATGATCTAATACACGGTCTACATTGGTAAAATATCCCATGTAATCTTGTGAAGAATACATGTTCTGTCATTTGGGAGTATGTTGTTCTTTTTGTATATCAGAAGTCTAGTTTGTTAATTGTGTTCATATTTCTatacatttgttattttgtgtgcTTCTGTTACTAAGAcatgttgttttcatttatttattactaaTGGGGGCATCTTTTTACATCTTTctaggatatttttcttttataaattacatttgtgtcatttacctgtttttctgttgagttgtttgCCTCTCTCTTAGACACTATTGGAGCTCTTTATTAtggatatgaaattatatatatatatgttaaattataaattatatatgttacaaatattttatttaagaattctattgcaaaaatacaaatactttaatattaaataactttCATATTACTAATTATGCCAATCTTTGTCTTTATAGCTTCTGGGTTTTATTAGAGAGGTTTGTTGTTTCAGATTCTTAAGTTTCtaattcctaattttttttattttgttattattatttttttgagacaggatcttactctatcacctaggctggaatgcagtggcacaaatgtggctcgctgcagccttaacctcccggctcaggcagtcctcctgcctcagcctcccgagtagatgagactgtaggcatgtgccaccacgcctagctaatttttatttttttgtagaggtgggggtctcgccatgtttcccaggttagtctcaaaatcctgggctcgagcagtccgcacacatcagcctcccaaagtgctgtaattacaggcatgcaccaccgggCCTGGCCCCTAAATTCTCGTAGTCTGTTTTTATGTGTAGAGCTTTATTCcacacaattttgtttttgtttctgtttttgcatgGTGACAGGTAGGGTTGTAATGTGACCATGGAATTaactaagttattttttaaaaattaaatcatttaaatatgcttgtctgaaaaacaattttatagcACCAGTCATGAGAATAATTgaggtgaaaataaaatatgcccCCTTTTGAATTCAATCATAATGTATTTTgcttgatgtttttctttctttaataatttttattttaaaatgtttgatagaattttcTCTAAGACTTTTTTGTACACAACTTTAGAGATGAGGAAGGAAGCGAGCATTTACGAAAACGAAATATGAAGTTGCCTTTTATGTTTACCACTGGAGAAGCTTTGTTGTATGAGGCAACCAACCCTTTTCCTGCCATAATGGATCCCTTACCACTAAGGACTAAAAATGGCACTAGCGAAAAAGACTCTGCTACCAAATCAACTCTAAACAAGGATTCTCTCAATCCTAGTTCCCTCCTTGCTGCCGTGATGCAACAAGATGAGTCTATTTATCTCTATCCTGCTTCAAGTACTTCAAGTACTGCACCTTTTGAAAACAATTTCTTTAACGAATCTATGAATGAATGCAGAAATTGGGAAGATAATACTGCACCGATGGGAAATGATACTATCCTGAAACATGAGCAAATTGACCAGCCTCAGGATATGAACTCATTTGCTGGAGGTCACCTAGGGCTCTTTCAGGATAGTAAAAACAGTGACTTGTACAGCATTATGAAAAACCTAGGAATTGATTTTGAAGACATCAAACACATGCAGAATGaaaaatttttcagaaatgatTTTTCCGGTGAGGTTGACTTCAGAGACATTGACTTAACAGATGAAATCTTGACATACATCCAAGATTCTTTAAGTAAGTCTCCCTTCATACCTTCAGATTATCAACAGCAACAGTCGCTGGCTCTGAACTCAAGCTGTATGGTACAGGAACACCTACAGTTagaacagcaacagcaacaacagcatcACCAAAAGCAAGCCGTAGTGGAGCCACAGCAACAACTGTGTCAGAAAATGAAGCATATGCAAGTTAATGGCATGTTTGCAAATTGGAGCGCTAACCAATTCGTGCCTTTCAGTTGTCCACGGCAAGACCCACAACAATATAATGTCTTTTCAGACTTACATGGGATCAATCAAGAGTTCCCCTACAAATCTGAAATGGATCCTGTGCCTTATACACAGAACTTTATTTCCTGTAATCAGCCTGTATTACCACAACATTCCAAATGTACAGAGCTGGACTATCCTATGGGGAGTTATGAACCATCCCCATACCCCACTACTTCTAGTTTAGAAGATTTTGTCACTTGTTTACAAGTTCCTGAAAACCAAAAGCATGGATTAAATCCACAGTCAGCCATAGTAACTCCTCAGACTTGTTATGCTGGGGCCATGTCGATGTATCAGTGCCAGCCAGAACCTCAGCACACCCATGTGGGTCAGATGCAGTACAACCCAGTACTGCCAGGCCAGCAGGCATTTTTAAACAAGGTAAGGGTATTATCaaactgaataaatatttcagtgaTTCTTTTTACCTTATAGACATGTTACACATTTTTTGTCAGCTGATTTTAATCTATTTTCCATAACGTTCATGGAGACAGCATTTTTCATTATATCTGtgactacctttttttttttttttttacaagccTGTACTTTTTCTAGTATGTTACTAATATATCATTCACCTGATTCATGAGAGAGAAAGATACGAAGGACTGAAGCAACATGAATGTGTCCTTAATATAAGATGACCTAAATTACCAGGTGAAATTGGTTTTTAGAAGTATTATGTTTAAAATAGATAATTTGGTTTATTCTTTCtggattctttaaaaatatgggaatttaaaaattcaaactttaaaaagtattgcaatttttaagaataatttctTCAAAGTGAATATTTAGACAGTGAATATTTAACTGTAATTCTTGACTGGTGCTCTTTGACCCATCAATTCCTGCCTGACCCAAAGGCAGTCTGAAATGAGACAGCTGTATCACTCATCTGTACCATGTTCAAAATTTCCTGTCAGATTAATGGAAAAACAGGTTATAAATGCAACTAATACGTAATATGTCCTCAGTATGTCTTCACTGTGTGAAAGATTTAAATTTAGCAGCAGTAAAGGAACTTAAAGTTTACAACTCTCAGgggtaagattttaaaaatacatgttaatatGTCATTTAATGGCTTAAGATACTTGGAAGATCTATTCCAATAAGTTGCATCACCATTTTTGTTTTCGGTTTCAGAATGGAGTTTTAAATGAAACATATCCAGCTgaattaaataacataaataacacTCAGGCTACCACACATCTTCAGCCACTTCATCATCCGTCAGAAGCCAGACCTTTTCCTGATTTGACATCCGGTGGATTCCTGTAATTCCAAGCCCAATTTTGACCCTGGTTTTTGGATTAAATTAGTTTGTGAAGGATTATGGAATAATAAAACTGTCACTGTTGGACGTCAGCAAGTTCACATGGAGGCATTGATGCATGCTATTCACAATTATTCCaaaccaaattttaatttttgcttttagaaAAGGAAGTTTAAAAATGGTATCAAAATAGTACCTATACTATAGTCATTAAGGTAGAAAGTGTACTGCCACAGAGTAGTGAGATACCATCTACATTTCACATTATTCTGAGCACCACAAAATATGCAAAACTTTATCAGGGAAACTAAGACTCTTTTAAATTAGAAAGCAttctttatttgaattatttctgtcagaataaaaataaaatactttgagtTTTGAACTACTGGATTCTTATTAGTTTCCCAAATACAAAGTTACAGAACTAAACTAGTTTTTCCTATCATGTTAACCTCTGCTTTTATCTCGGATGTTAAAATAAATGGTTTGGTGCTTTTTATAAAAAGATGATCTCAGTGCTCTCCTCCTCCACTGTTCATCTAAGTGCCTCACATTTTTTTCTACCTATAACACTGTaggatgtatattttatataaagtattctttttcttttttaaattaatatcttTCTGCACacaaatattatttgtatttcctaAATCCAACCCTTTTCATTAATTCAGGCATGTTTTAACTCTTCTACTCACCTATTTTCTTTAGGTAAAGGGCAAATAatgattgaaaaaataattatttattacataatttaGTTGTTTCTAGACTATAAATGTTGCTACGTGCCTTatgttgaaaaaatttaaaagtaaaatgtctttccaaattattcttaattattataaaaatattaagacaaTCGCACTTAAGTTTCTCAACAGTGTTTTCAGAAGAAGTATACCACTCTTTACCTTTATTGAAGACTCCATGATAGTTGAATGTTGCAATGTGAAAAATCTGCTGTTAACTGCAACCATGTTTATTAAATTGCAAGAAgctttatttctaactttttaattaaGCAAAACACCCATTTCAATGTGtataaattgtctttaaaaattgttttagacCTATAAACCTTGATAATCTATTGTGTTGACTTTATAAATTTCGCTTCTTAGAACAGTGGAAactatttgtttttctcatatttGAGGAGTGTTAAGATTGCAGATAGCAATGTTTGGTGCAAAGTATTGTAATGAGTGAATTGAATGGTGCATTGTATAGATATAATGAACAAAATTATTTGTAAGATATTtgcagtttttcattttaaaaagtccatACCTTATATATGCACTTAAATAATTTGTTGGGGCTTTTCATACTTTATCAGTGTGTCTTTGTAAGAAATAAAGTAATGAATCCAACTGCTTAAAGTTGGtattaagaaaaagacaaccaCACAGTTCATTTACCTTCAAACATTAGGTTGTTTTTAATGATATACTGATCTTCTTTACCAATAGGCAAATTAATCACTCTACCAACTTTACTGTCCTgaaatggcttaaaaaaaaaaaatgacaccatcttttcttcttttcttcttcttttttttttttttttttttgagacag
The nucleotide sequence above comes from Macaca nemestrina isolate mMacNem1 chromosome 4, mMacNem.hap1, whole genome shotgun sequence. Encoded proteins:
- the LOC105475637 gene encoding aryl hydrocarbon receptor, translated to MNSSSANITYASRKRRKPVQKTVKPIPAEGIKSNPSKRHRDRLNTELDRLASLLPFPQDVINKLDKLSVLRLSVSYLRAKSFFDVALKSSPAERNGGQENCRAANFREGLNLQEGEFLLQALNGFVLVVTTDALVFYASSTIQDYLGFQQSDVIHQSVYELIHTEDRAEFQRQLHWALNPSQCTESGQGIDEAPGLPQPVVCYNADQIPPENSPFMERCFICRLRCLLDNSSGFLAMNFQGRLKYLHGQKKKGKDGSILPPQLALFAIATPLQPPSILEIRTKNFIFRTKHKLDFTPIGCDAKGRIVLGYTEAELCTRGSGYQFIHAADMLYCAESHIRMIKTGESGLIVFRLLTKNNRWTWVQSNARLLYKNGRPDYIIATQRPLTDEEGSEHLRKRNMKLPFMFTTGEALLYEATNPFPAIMDPLPLRTKNGTSEKDSATKSTLNKDSLNPSSLLAAVMQQDESIYLYPASSTSSTAPFENNFFNESMNECRNWEDNTAPMGNDTILKHEQIDQPQDMNSFAGGHLGLFQDSKNSDLYSIMKNLGIDFEDIKHMQNEKFFRNDFSGEVDFRDIDLTDEILTYIQDSLSKSPFIPSDYQQQQSLALNSSCMVQEHLQLEQQQQQQHHQKQAVVEPQQQLCQKMKHMQVNGMFANWSANQFVPFSCPRQDPQQYNVFSDLHGINQEFPYKSEMDPVPYTQNFISCNQPVLPQHSKCTELDYPMGSYEPSPYPTTSSLEDFVTCLQVPENQKHGLNPQSAIVTPQTCYAGAMSMYQCQPEPQHTHVGQMQYNPVLPGQQAFLNKNGVLNETYPAELNNINNTQATTHLQPLHHPSEARPFPDLTSGGFL